One Cervus canadensis isolate Bull #8, Minnesota chromosome 1, ASM1932006v1, whole genome shotgun sequence genomic window carries:
- the ANAPC7 gene encoding anaphase-promoting complex subunit 7 isoform X3: MMLANLYKKAGQERPSVTSYKEVLRQCPLALDAILGLLSLSVKGAEVASMTMNVIQTVPNLDWLSVWIKAYAFVHVGDNARAINTICSLEKKSLLRDNVDLLGSLADLYFRAGDNKNSVLKFEQAQMLDPYLIKGMDVYGYLLAREGRLEDVENLGCRLFNISDQHAEPWVVSGCHSFYSKRYSRALYLGAKAIQLNSNSVQALLLKGAALRNMGRVQEAIIHFREAIRLAPCRLDCYEGLIECYLASNSIREAMVMANNVYKTLGANAQTLTLLATVCLEDPVTQEKAKTLLDKALTQRPDYIKAVVKKAELLSREQKYEDGIALLRNALANQSDCVLHRILGDFLVAVNEYQEAMDQYSIALSLDPNDQKSLEGMQKMEKEESPTDATQEEDVDDMEGSGEEGDLEGSDSEAAQWADQEQWFGMQ; encoded by the exons ATGATGTTGGCAAACCTGTACAAGAAGGCTGGTCAGGAGCGACCTTCAGTCACCAGCTATAAGGAAGTGCTGAGGCAGTGTCCATTAGCCCTTGATGCGATTCTAG GTTTGCTGTCTCTTTCTGTAAAAGGTGCAGAGGTGGCATCAATGACAATGAATGTGATCCAGACTGTGCCTAACTTGGATTGGCTTTCTGTGTGGATCAAAGCCTATGCTTTTGTGCATGTTGGTGACAATGCAAGAGCAATCAATACCATTTG ttcactAGAGAAAAAGTCCTTGTTGAGAGATAACGTGGACCTACTGGGAAGCTTAGCAGATCTGTACTTCAGAGCTGGAGACAATAAAAACTCTGTCCTCAAGTTTGAACAGGCACAGATGTTGGATCCGTATCTGATAAAAG GAATGGATGTGTATGGCTACCTCCTGGCACGAGAAGGGCGGCTGGAGGATGTGGAGAACCTTGGCTGCCgcctttttaatatttctgaccAACATGCAGAACCCTGGGTGGTCTCTGG GTGTCACAGCTTCTATAGCAAACGCTATTCTCGAGCCCTCTATTTAGGAGCCAAGGCCATTCAGCTGAACAGTAACAGTGTTCAAGCTTTGCTACTTAAGGGAGCAGCACTTAGAAACATGGGCAGAGTCCAGGAAGCAATAATCCACTTTCGGGAGGCTATACGTCTTGCACCTTGTCGCTTAGATTGTTATGAAG GTCTCATCGAATGTTACTTAGCCTCCAACAGTATTCGTGAAGCAATGGTAATGGCTAACAATGTTTACAAAACTCTAGGAGCAAATGCACAGACCCTTACCCTTTTAGCCACTGTTTGTCTTGAAGACCCGGTGACACAGGAGAAAGCCAAAACCTTATTAGATAAAGCCCTGACCCAAAGGCCGGATTACATTAAGGCTGTGGTGAAAAAAGCAGAACTACTTA gcaGAGAACAGAAATATGAAGATGGAATTGCTTTGTTGAGGAATGCACTAGCTAATCAGAGTGACTGTGTCCTGCATCGGATCCTAGGAGATTTCCTTGTAGCTGTCAATGAGTATCAGGAAGCAATGGACCAGTATAGTATAGCACTAAG TTTGGACCCCAATGACCAGAAGTCTCTAGAGGGGatgcagaagatggagaaggaggagagTCCCACGGATGCCACTCAGGAGGAGGATGTGGACGACATggaagggagtggggaagaaGGGGACCTGGAGGGCAGCGACAGTGAGGCGGCCCAGTGGGCTGACCAGGAGCAGTGGTTCGGCATGCAGTGA